In the genome of Nocardioides marmoribigeumensis, one region contains:
- a CDS encoding aldehyde dehydrogenase family protein gives MTVTSHDPRTAAPVSVADETGTAELAAVLRAAEEAASVLATTGPAERRRWLHAAAIALEEHRDELAALADAETALDLPRLTGEVGRAADQLRFYGDVAAEGSYLDVTVDEATETTPRLVRVNRPLGPVAVFGASNFPFAFSVLGNDTGAAIAAGCPVVAKAHEAHVGLSVRQVEIARQAMTSAGAPDGVLQLVVGRDAGAALVRAPQVTAVAFTGSQAGGMALWRLANEREVVIPVYAEMGTVNPVVVTRAGAADAAAVAEVASGFVGSFTLGHGQFCTKPGLLLAPAGAGAADAVAAALRDADPAPVMLSRAIATSVGTGITAMLDAGAELVERVPAPDAANGAPAAVLRAPVSSLKPGSRLLEECFGPVVLVCEYAADDELADTLRTLQGSLAAGLVTGGADDPQARELVRVLSGKAGRVVVDGWPTGVAFTWAQQHGGPWPATTVPAATSVGAHGLARFLRPVAFQSVTDHWLPTEAREDNPWSLPRRVNGRLPEAPQGQR, from the coding sequence ATGACCGTCACGTCCCACGACCCGCGGACGGCCGCGCCGGTGAGCGTCGCGGACGAGACCGGCACCGCCGAGCTCGCCGCGGTGCTCCGCGCGGCCGAGGAGGCCGCGTCGGTGCTCGCCACCACCGGCCCCGCGGAGCGCCGCCGGTGGCTGCACGCCGCCGCGATCGCCCTGGAGGAGCACCGCGACGAGCTCGCGGCGCTCGCCGACGCGGAGACCGCCCTGGACCTGCCCCGGCTCACCGGGGAGGTCGGGCGCGCCGCCGACCAGCTGCGCTTCTACGGCGACGTCGCGGCGGAGGGGTCCTACCTGGACGTCACGGTCGACGAGGCCACGGAGACGACCCCGCGCCTGGTGCGGGTGAACCGTCCGCTCGGGCCTGTCGCCGTCTTCGGGGCGAGCAACTTCCCGTTCGCCTTCAGCGTCCTCGGCAACGACACCGGCGCCGCGATCGCCGCCGGCTGCCCCGTCGTCGCGAAGGCGCACGAGGCCCACGTCGGGCTCAGCGTGCGCCAGGTCGAGATCGCCCGGCAGGCCATGACGAGCGCGGGCGCGCCGGACGGCGTGCTGCAGCTGGTGGTGGGCCGCGACGCGGGCGCCGCCCTGGTGAGGGCCCCGCAGGTCACCGCCGTGGCCTTCACGGGCTCGCAGGCGGGCGGGATGGCGCTGTGGCGCCTGGCCAACGAGCGCGAGGTCGTCATCCCGGTCTATGCCGAGATGGGCACCGTCAACCCGGTGGTGGTGACCCGCGCCGGGGCCGCGGACGCCGCCGCCGTCGCCGAGGTCGCGTCCGGGTTCGTGGGTTCGTTCACCCTCGGCCACGGCCAGTTCTGCACCAAGCCCGGCCTGCTGCTCGCGCCTGCCGGAGCGGGCGCGGCCGATGCCGTCGCCGCCGCGCTGCGGGACGCGGACCCTGCACCGGTGATGCTCAGCCGGGCCATCGCGACCTCGGTGGGCACCGGCATCACGGCCATGCTGGACGCGGGCGCGGAGCTGGTGGAGCGCGTACCCGCCCCGGACGCGGCCAACGGCGCCCCGGCGGCGGTGCTGCGTGCCCCGGTCAGCTCGCTGAAGCCGGGGAGCCGGCTGCTCGAGGAGTGCTTCGGGCCGGTCGTGCTCGTCTGCGAGTACGCCGCTGACGACGAGCTCGCCGACACGCTGCGGACCCTGCAGGGATCGCTGGCGGCCGGCCTCGTCACGGGCGGCGCGGACGACCCCCAGGCCCGGGAGCTCGTCCGGGTGCTCAGCGGCAAGGCGGGCCGTGTCGTCGTCGACGGCTGGCCCACCGGTGTCGCCTTCACCTGGGCGCAGCAGCACGGCGGCCCGTGGCCCGCCACGACGGTGCCGGCGGCGACCTCCGTCGGAGCCCACGGGCTGGCCCGCTTCCTCCGGCCGGTCGCGTTCCAGTCGGTGACCGACCACTGGCTGCCGACCGAGGCGCGCGAGGACAACCCGTGGTCGCTGCCGCGTCGCGTGAACGGCCGGCTGCCCGAGGCACCGCAGGGGCAACGATGA
- a CDS encoding CaiB/BaiF CoA transferase family protein: MSLPLDGVLVADFSRVLAGPLAAATLADLGAEVIKVERPGAGDDTRHWGPPWTETSSAYFESANRSKQSVELDLDDPDDLRLARELAARCDVLIENFRTGTLARRGLGYDDVAASNPGVVYASVTGFGSREGADLPGYDFLVQAVGGLMSITGPAEEPTKVGVALVDVLTSKDAVVGILAALRARDRLGRGQHVEVNLLSSLLGSLVNQASAYLATGRPPGRMGNEHPSIAPYETLRAKDGELAVCCGNDGQFRRLAAALELPGLAEDPRFRTNADRVTNRRAMVALLEQRLGCDTVDAWTGRLTSAGVPAGKVGSITDALDLAERLGLEPTVSVGDRHTLQVRSPLTFSETPIAHYAPPPLLGEHNHEVRRRLTEEPT, from the coding sequence ATGAGCCTCCCGCTGGACGGCGTCCTGGTCGCCGACTTCAGCCGCGTGCTGGCCGGCCCGCTCGCCGCCGCCACGCTGGCCGACCTCGGTGCCGAGGTGATCAAGGTCGAGCGCCCGGGAGCCGGCGACGACACCCGCCACTGGGGGCCGCCGTGGACGGAGACCTCGAGCGCCTACTTCGAGTCGGCCAACCGCTCCAAGCAGTCCGTCGAGCTCGACCTCGACGACCCCGACGACCTGCGGCTCGCCCGGGAGCTCGCCGCTCGGTGCGACGTCCTGATCGAGAACTTCCGCACCGGCACCCTCGCCCGGCGGGGCCTGGGGTACGACGACGTGGCGGCGTCCAACCCGGGCGTGGTCTACGCGTCGGTCACCGGCTTCGGCAGCCGGGAGGGCGCCGACCTCCCGGGCTACGACTTCCTGGTGCAGGCCGTGGGCGGGCTGATGAGCATCACCGGCCCCGCCGAGGAGCCGACCAAGGTCGGGGTGGCGCTGGTGGACGTGCTGACCTCCAAGGACGCGGTCGTCGGGATCCTCGCGGCGCTGCGGGCACGCGACCGGCTGGGCCGCGGCCAGCACGTGGAGGTCAACCTGCTCTCCAGCCTGCTCGGCTCGCTGGTCAACCAGGCCTCGGCCTACCTCGCGACCGGCCGGCCACCGGGACGGATGGGCAACGAGCACCCCTCGATCGCGCCCTACGAGACCCTGCGTGCCAAGGACGGCGAGCTCGCCGTCTGCTGTGGCAACGACGGGCAGTTCCGCCGGCTCGCCGCTGCGCTGGAGCTGCCGGGGCTCGCGGAGGACCCCCGGTTCCGCACCAACGCGGACCGGGTGACCAACCGCCGCGCGATGGTGGCCCTGCTGGAGCAGCGGCTCGGGTGCGACACCGTCGACGCCTGGACCGGCCGGCTGACGTCGGCCGGCGTCCCGGCGGGCAAGGTCGGCTCCATCACCGACGCCCTGGACCTGGCCGAGCGCCTCGGGCTCGAGCCCACCGTGAGCGTGGGGGACCGGCACACCCTCCAGGTGCGCAGCCCCCTCACGTTCTCGGAGACCCCCATCGCCCACTACGCCCCACCGCCCCTGCTGGGCGAACACAACCACGAGGTCCGCCGCCGGCTGACAGAGGAGCCCACCTGA
- a CDS encoding acyl-CoA dehydrogenase family protein, which yields MSKTTALPPFEPLDPAGIDDLLSADERAVRASVRQLCDARIEPYVADWFERGQIDDVRGLAKELGALGLLGMHLEGYGCAGMSATEYGLACLELEATDSGIRSLVSVQGSLAMFAIWRFGSEEHKQEWLPRMASGEAIGCFGLTEPDAGSDPGSMRTRARRDGSDWVLDGRKMWITNGTVADVAVVWAQTEEGVRGFVVPAGTPGFTAPEIKHKLSLRASVTSELVLDGVRLPESAMLPEVRGLRGPLSCLNEARYGIVWGAMGAARSSLGAALSYANERTQFGRPISGFQLTQQKLVDMNLEYTKGVLLALHLGRRKDAGTLRPEQVSLGKLNNVREALEICRTARTVLGANGISLEYPVIRHMNNLESVLTYEGTVEMHTLVVGQAMTGQAAFR from the coding sequence ATGAGCAAGACCACCGCCCTGCCTCCGTTCGAGCCGCTCGACCCCGCCGGCATCGACGACCTGCTGAGCGCCGACGAGCGCGCGGTCCGGGCGTCGGTGCGCCAGCTCTGCGACGCGCGCATCGAGCCCTACGTCGCCGACTGGTTCGAGCGCGGTCAGATCGACGACGTCCGCGGCCTCGCCAAGGAGCTCGGCGCTCTCGGGCTGCTCGGCATGCACCTGGAGGGATACGGGTGTGCCGGCATGTCGGCGACGGAGTACGGCCTCGCGTGCCTCGAGCTCGAGGCGACGGACTCCGGCATCCGGTCCCTGGTCTCCGTGCAGGGGTCGTTGGCGATGTTCGCGATCTGGCGCTTCGGGTCGGAGGAGCACAAGCAGGAGTGGCTCCCGCGGATGGCGAGCGGCGAGGCGATCGGGTGCTTCGGCCTGACCGAGCCCGACGCCGGGTCGGACCCCGGCAGCATGCGGACGCGGGCCCGTCGCGACGGCTCGGACTGGGTGCTCGACGGCCGGAAGATGTGGATCACCAATGGCACGGTCGCCGACGTCGCCGTGGTGTGGGCGCAGACCGAGGAGGGCGTCCGCGGGTTCGTCGTCCCCGCCGGCACCCCGGGGTTCACGGCTCCCGAGATCAAGCACAAGCTGTCGCTGCGGGCCTCGGTCACCAGCGAGCTGGTGCTCGACGGCGTGCGCCTGCCGGAGTCGGCGATGCTGCCCGAGGTGCGCGGGCTCAGGGGCCCCCTGAGCTGCCTCAACGAGGCGCGCTACGGCATCGTCTGGGGCGCGATGGGTGCGGCGCGGTCGTCGTTGGGCGCGGCGCTGTCCTACGCCAACGAGCGCACCCAGTTCGGCAGGCCGATCTCCGGCTTCCAGCTCACCCAGCAGAAGCTCGTTGACATGAACCTCGAGTACACCAAGGGCGTCCTGCTCGCGCTGCACCTCGGCCGCCGCAAGGACGCGGGCACGCTCCGCCCGGAGCAGGTCAGCCTCGGCAAGCTCAACAACGTGCGAGAGGCCCTGGAGATCTGTCGCACCGCGCGCACGGTGCTCGGCGCCAACGGGATCTCGCTGGAGTACCCCGTGATCCGGCACATGAACAACCTCGAGTCGGTGCTGACCTACGAGGGCACCGTCGAGATGCACACCCTCGTGGTGGGCCAGGCGATGACCGGACAGGCTGCGTTCCGTTGA
- a CDS encoding 3-hydroxybutyryl-CoA dehydrogenase, which translates to MSAIERVGVVGAGQMGAGIAEVCARAGVDVLVCEADDERVEAARNRIEASLARAVRKGKLTHEVRDRAAARLSYTSDLAALAGRDLVVEAVVEDPRAKMQVLAELDRAVDAHAVLASNTSSIPIIDLGMASGRPDRVIGLHFFNPVPIMSLVEVITSLKTSPETAERATDFVASTLGKQVITSQDRAGFVVNALLVPYLLSAIRMLESGLASADDIDAGMRLGCAHPMGPLELADLIGLDTTAAIAESLYDELKEPHLAPPALLLRMVKAQQLGRKTGRGFFAYAA; encoded by the coding sequence TTGAGCGCCATCGAGAGGGTCGGTGTCGTCGGTGCCGGCCAGATGGGTGCCGGCATCGCCGAGGTCTGCGCCCGTGCCGGCGTCGACGTGCTCGTCTGCGAGGCGGACGACGAGCGGGTCGAGGCGGCGCGCAACCGGATCGAGGCGTCCCTCGCACGCGCCGTGCGCAAGGGCAAGCTGACCCACGAGGTGCGCGACCGCGCCGCGGCCCGGCTGTCCTACACCAGCGACCTCGCCGCCCTCGCCGGGCGGGACCTCGTCGTCGAGGCCGTCGTCGAGGACCCGCGGGCCAAGATGCAGGTGCTCGCCGAGCTCGACCGGGCGGTGGACGCGCACGCCGTCCTCGCCTCCAACACCTCGTCGATCCCGATCATCGACCTCGGGATGGCGTCGGGCCGGCCGGACCGGGTCATCGGCCTGCACTTCTTCAACCCCGTGCCGATCATGTCGCTGGTCGAGGTGATCACCTCGCTCAAGACGTCTCCGGAGACCGCCGAGCGCGCCACGGACTTCGTCGCCTCGACCCTCGGCAAGCAGGTCATCACCTCGCAGGACCGGGCCGGCTTCGTAGTCAACGCCCTCCTCGTGCCCTACCTGCTCTCCGCCATACGCATGCTGGAGTCCGGGCTCGCCTCCGCCGACGACATCGACGCCGGCATGCGCCTGGGCTGCGCGCATCCGATGGGCCCGCTGGAGCTGGCCGACCTCATCGGGCTCGACACCACCGCCGCGATCGCGGAGTCGCTGTACGACGAGCTCAAGGAGCCACACCTCGCCCCGCCGGCGCTGCTGCTGCGGATGGTGAAAGCCCAGCAGCTCGGCCGCAAGACGGGCCGCGGCTTCTTCGCCTACGCGGCCTGA
- the gabT gene encoding 4-aminobutyrate--2-oxoglutarate transaminase — translation MSNTRPGGPGLPQVRRLATAVPGPASDAWAARKDAAVPRGVGTTLPAYVSAAGGGVLTDVDGNSLIDFGSGIAVTTVGNSAPRVVEAVREQLELFTHTCFMVTPYDGYVQVAEALNALTPGEHDKRTALFNTGAEAVENAVKIARAHTRRQAVVAFEHGYHGRTNLTMALTAKSMPYKSGFGPFAPEVYRAPLSYPFRDGGLDGATAAAHAIDVIEKQVGAENLAALVIEPIQGEGGFIVPAPGFLPALAEWSRAHGVVFVADEVQSGFARTGRMFACEHEGVVPDLIVTAKGIAGGLPLAAVTGRAEIMDAPHVGGLGGTYGGNPLACAAALAVIETIEEERLLDRALEIGKTMTERLTSLKERDGRVGEVRGRGAMIAVELVREGSLEPDAQLAKNVAAAAHAQGLVVLTCGTYGNVLRFLPPLSIPDALLHEGLDILDAVFAKLR, via the coding sequence ATGTCGAACACCCGTCCCGGAGGCCCCGGGCTACCGCAGGTCCGCCGCCTCGCCACCGCGGTGCCGGGTCCCGCCTCGGACGCCTGGGCGGCTCGCAAGGACGCCGCGGTGCCGAGGGGCGTCGGCACGACCCTGCCCGCCTACGTCAGCGCCGCGGGCGGTGGCGTGCTCACCGACGTCGACGGCAACTCGCTCATCGACTTCGGCTCCGGCATCGCGGTCACCACGGTGGGCAACAGCGCCCCGCGGGTCGTCGAGGCCGTCCGGGAGCAGCTCGAGCTGTTCACCCACACCTGCTTCATGGTCACGCCGTACGACGGCTACGTGCAGGTGGCGGAGGCGCTCAACGCACTGACCCCGGGTGAGCACGACAAGCGGACCGCCTTGTTCAACACCGGCGCCGAGGCCGTGGAGAACGCGGTGAAGATCGCTCGTGCCCACACCCGTCGCCAGGCGGTCGTGGCCTTCGAGCACGGCTACCACGGCCGCACCAACCTGACGATGGCCCTGACCGCCAAGTCCATGCCCTACAAGAGCGGCTTCGGCCCGTTCGCGCCCGAGGTCTACCGAGCCCCGCTCTCCTACCCCTTCCGCGACGGCGGGCTCGACGGTGCGACGGCCGCCGCGCACGCGATCGACGTCATCGAGAAGCAGGTCGGCGCCGAGAACCTCGCGGCGCTCGTCATCGAGCCGATCCAAGGGGAGGGCGGCTTCATCGTCCCGGCCCCCGGCTTCCTCCCCGCGCTCGCCGAGTGGTCACGCGCCCACGGCGTGGTCTTCGTCGCCGACGAGGTGCAGAGCGGCTTCGCGCGCACGGGCCGCATGTTCGCGTGCGAGCACGAGGGCGTCGTGCCCGACCTCATCGTCACCGCCAAGGGCATCGCCGGCGGACTCCCGCTCGCCGCGGTCACCGGCCGGGCCGAGATCATGGATGCCCCGCACGTGGGCGGCCTGGGCGGCACGTACGGCGGCAACCCGCTGGCCTGCGCGGCCGCGCTCGCCGTCATCGAGACGATCGAGGAGGAGCGGCTCCTCGACCGCGCCCTCGAGATCGGCAAGACGATGACCGAGCGGCTCACCTCGCTCAAGGAGCGCGACGGACGCGTGGGCGAGGTCCGAGGTCGCGGCGCGATGATCGCCGTCGAGCTCGTCCGCGAAGGCTCCCTCGAGCCGGACGCGCAGCTGGCCAAGAACGTGGCCGCGGCCGCCCATGCCCAAGGTCTCGTCGTCCTGACCTGCGGCACCTACGGCAACGTGTTGCGGTTTCTACCGCCGCTCAGCATCCCGGACGCGCTGCTGCACGAGGGGCTCGACATCCTTGACGCGGTCTTCGCCAAGCTCCGGTGA
- a CDS encoding DUF5994 family protein, whose protein sequence is MDTLDKARLALKASAARPGFDGAWWPHSRTLSEELVHLFAAWPVEAGYLSRVYVAPRDWDDAPSSVAIPGRRGRVKIGLLPPDTTHQLVVITIDGQRRALAVIPSSAPSQTVATYLESFDDHLAVASEGAAPTIGS, encoded by the coding sequence ATGGACACGCTCGACAAGGCACGACTGGCGCTGAAGGCGTCAGCAGCTCGACCAGGGTTCGACGGGGCGTGGTGGCCGCACAGCCGCACGCTGAGCGAGGAGCTCGTCCACCTGTTCGCGGCCTGGCCGGTCGAGGCTGGCTACCTGTCCCGGGTCTACGTCGCCCCGCGCGACTGGGACGACGCCCCGAGCAGCGTGGCGATCCCTGGCCGACGAGGCCGGGTGAAGATAGGTCTGCTCCCTCCAGACACCACGCACCAGCTGGTGGTCATCACGATCGACGGACAGCGACGGGCGCTGGCGGTCATCCCGTCGAGCGCGCCGTCCCAGACCGTTGCGACGTACCTGGAGAGCTTCGACGACCATCTCGCCGTTGCGTCGGAAGGTGCCGCTCCGACGATCGGCAGCTGA
- a CDS encoding thiamine phosphate synthase, with amino-acid sequence MEDVLVRLAEAGVRAVVLREKDLPPDERRRLLERAQRRLAAYDVRLLVGTSLDHDTTDQDVASPWVHLPAGAPFPTPRPEVVGRSCHGAREVRRAAEEACDYVTISPGFPSASKPGYGPCLGTPSAASCRSTSRPAWPQVPPASRSWAPSCVTPRSPPTTSSPCPRKPDDPDRRPHHRRVGPLRRCR; translated from the coding sequence CTGGAGGACGTCCTCGTCCGGCTCGCCGAGGCGGGCGTCCGCGCAGTGGTGCTCCGCGAGAAGGACCTTCCCCCGGACGAACGGCGCCGGCTGCTCGAGCGGGCACAGCGCCGGCTCGCGGCGTACGACGTGCGGCTGCTGGTCGGCACCTCGCTCGACCACGACACCACCGACCAGGACGTGGCCTCGCCGTGGGTCCACCTCCCCGCAGGCGCGCCGTTCCCGACCCCGCGACCCGAGGTCGTGGGCCGGTCCTGCCACGGCGCCCGCGAGGTCCGGCGTGCCGCGGAGGAAGCCTGCGACTACGTGACGATCTCGCCGGGCTTCCCCAGCGCGTCCAAGCCCGGCTACGGGCCGTGCCTGGGCACGCCCTCGGCGGCGTCCTGCCGCAGCACGTCGAGGCCTGCCTGGCCGCAGGTGCCGCCGGCGTCGCGGTCATGGGCCCCCTCATGCGTGACCCCGCGCTCGCCGCCGACCACCTCGTCGCCCTGCCCCAGGAAACCCGACGACCCCGATCGTCGCCCTCACCATCGCCGGGTCGGACCCCTCCGCCGGTGCCGGTAG
- a CDS encoding TetR/AcrR family transcriptional regulator produces MPRVSVEAERKHEILSAACEVVSEVGFKSLRVSDVAKRAGISTGSVHYYFDTKRDLMHAAFEWNFERSIERRRELLESPEPPARRLRAFIDSYLPADPTTVAAWHVWAELWVEALHDPDLQELNERVYGEWRRTVAAIIRDGQDQGHFGAGDPVHLANGLVGMIDGLSLQVLMRSKSMTVARMREVCELFVELVTHPR; encoded by the coding sequence ATGCCACGGGTGAGTGTCGAGGCCGAGCGGAAGCACGAGATCCTGAGCGCCGCGTGCGAGGTGGTCTCCGAGGTCGGCTTCAAGTCGCTGCGGGTCTCCGACGTGGCGAAGCGCGCCGGGATCAGCACCGGCTCGGTGCACTACTACTTCGACACCAAGCGCGACCTCATGCACGCGGCCTTCGAGTGGAACTTCGAGCGGTCGATCGAGCGGCGGCGCGAGCTGCTGGAGAGTCCCGAGCCGCCGGCGCGACGACTCCGCGCGTTCATCGACTCCTACCTGCCGGCGGACCCGACCACGGTCGCCGCCTGGCACGTGTGGGCGGAGCTGTGGGTCGAGGCTCTGCATGATCCTGACCTGCAGGAACTGAACGAACGGGTCTATGGCGAGTGGCGGCGCACGGTCGCGGCCATCATCCGCGACGGCCAGGACCAGGGCCACTTCGGAGCGGGTGACCCGGTGCACCTGGCCAACGGTCTGGTCGGCATGATCGACGGGCTGAGCCTGCAGGTGCTCATGCGGTCGAAGTCGATGACCGTGGCACGGATGCGCGAGGTCTGCGAGCTGTTCGTGGAGCTGGTCACCCACCCGCGGTGA
- a CDS encoding ABC transporter substrate-binding protein has translation MLALAACGAASTGATSDGGGGEMTVVMWGGEDQKTNVKAAIAPWAEQNDVTVKQDSPSDYAKIRAQVESGKVSWDVVEVEPNFAYTACKKGWAEKLDLDKIDTDRLKPEMVTDCAIPVLEYAFTIGYNTESFPDDHPTTWAEFFDTKKFPGKRGFWKYATGAMFEAALLADGVAPDELYPLDIDRAFKKLDTIKDSIVFYETGEQQQQLVASGEAPLVQAWNGRIYSAAKEGQPVANEWGEHLLSYDQLIIPKGSRNADTVQKWAAWFVEHPEAQAGYSNATAYSPVTKEALELIDDDVLPFLPSAPENVGKQAAIIDYSYWAKHYDEVSERLNEWAAQ, from the coding sequence ATGCTCGCCCTCGCCGCGTGCGGTGCCGCGAGCACGGGCGCCACCAGCGACGGCGGCGGCGGCGAGATGACCGTGGTCATGTGGGGTGGCGAGGACCAGAAGACCAACGTCAAGGCGGCCATCGCCCCGTGGGCCGAGCAGAACGACGTCACCGTCAAGCAGGACTCCCCGAGCGACTACGCGAAGATCCGCGCCCAGGTCGAGTCGGGCAAGGTCAGCTGGGACGTCGTGGAGGTGGAGCCCAACTTCGCCTACACCGCGTGCAAGAAGGGGTGGGCCGAGAAGCTCGACCTCGACAAGATCGACACCGACCGGCTCAAGCCGGAGATGGTCACCGACTGCGCCATCCCGGTCCTGGAGTACGCCTTCACCATCGGCTACAACACCGAGTCCTTCCCCGACGACCACCCCACCACGTGGGCAGAGTTCTTCGACACCAAGAAGTTCCCTGGCAAGCGCGGCTTCTGGAAGTACGCCACGGGTGCCATGTTCGAGGCCGCGCTGCTCGCCGACGGCGTCGCCCCCGACGAGCTCTACCCCCTCGACATCGACCGGGCCTTCAAGAAGCTCGACACCATCAAGGACTCGATCGTCTTCTACGAGACCGGTGAGCAGCAGCAGCAGCTCGTCGCCAGCGGCGAGGCACCGCTGGTGCAGGCGTGGAACGGCCGCATCTACTCCGCGGCGAAGGAGGGCCAGCCGGTCGCCAACGAGTGGGGAGAGCACCTGCTGTCCTACGACCAGCTGATCATCCCCAAGGGCTCGAGGAACGCCGACACCGTGCAGAAGTGGGCCGCCTGGTTCGTCGAGCACCCGGAGGCACAGGCCGGCTACAGCAACGCCACGGCGTACAGCCCGGTGACCAAGGAGGCGCTGGAGCTGATCGACGACGACGTGCTGCCGTTCCTGCCCAGCGCGCCCGAGAACGTCGGCAAGCAGGCCGCGATCATCGACTACTCCTACTGGGCCAAGCACTACGACGAGGTCTCCGAGCGGCTCAACGAGTGGGCCGCACAGTGA
- a CDS encoding ABC transporter permease — translation MTATSLRRQGQTPPEPEVQHPGPGRVARVRAAVLPDRWGWLMAPLLVFLLLVFVAPLATILARSFTDPGVGLQNYRAFFDSSVYADVLLNTFRISGLVTLITLLLGFPYAYLMTLATPFWRGAMLVAVLIPFWTSLLVRTFAWVLMLNNTGVVNEFLLSIGVIDEPLTLIRNQTGVVIGMVQVMLPYAVLPLYATMRGVDRRLVQAAEGLGARPIFAFWRVYAPLTAPGVVAAALLVFISSIGFYVTPALLGGPKDVMIGELIVQQLSAVLRWGFASALAVILLVVTALLLLLVSRVVNIGKFLGGDR, via the coding sequence GTGACCGCCACCTCCCTCCGGCGGCAGGGCCAGACGCCGCCGGAGCCGGAGGTCCAGCACCCCGGACCTGGCCGGGTGGCGCGCGTGCGTGCCGCCGTCCTCCCCGATCGGTGGGGGTGGCTGATGGCGCCGCTGCTGGTCTTCCTGCTGCTGGTGTTCGTGGCGCCCCTCGCCACGATCCTGGCCCGCAGCTTCACCGACCCCGGCGTCGGTCTGCAGAACTACCGGGCGTTCTTCGACTCCTCGGTCTATGCAGACGTCCTGCTCAACACCTTCCGCATCTCCGGGCTCGTCACGCTGATCACCCTGCTGCTCGGCTTCCCCTACGCCTACCTGATGACGCTGGCGACGCCCTTCTGGCGCGGCGCGATGCTCGTCGCGGTGCTGATCCCCTTCTGGACCAGCCTGCTGGTCCGCACCTTCGCGTGGGTGCTGATGCTCAACAACACCGGCGTGGTCAACGAGTTCCTGCTCTCGATCGGGGTCATCGACGAGCCGCTGACGTTGATCCGCAACCAGACCGGGGTGGTCATCGGCATGGTGCAGGTGATGCTCCCGTACGCCGTGCTTCCCCTCTACGCGACCATGCGGGGGGTCGACCGGCGCCTGGTCCAGGCGGCCGAGGGACTCGGTGCGCGACCGATCTTCGCGTTCTGGCGGGTCTACGCACCCCTGACCGCGCCGGGCGTGGTCGCGGCCGCGCTCCTGGTGTTCATCTCCTCGATCGGCTTCTACGTCACGCCGGCCCTGCTCGGCGGCCCCAAGGACGTGATGATCGGCGAGCTCATCGTCCAGCAGCTCTCCGCCGTCCTGCGCTGGGGCTTCGCCTCCGCGCTCGCCGTGATCCTCCTGGTGGTCACCGCCCTGCTCCTGCTGCTCGTCTCCCGCGTCGTCAACATCGGCAAGTTCCTCGGAGGTGACCGATGA
- a CDS encoding ABC transporter permease, which yields MTTSRLLGRSGLVVLAVLTAVYLVAPVFVVVPTSFNDSSFLEFPPKQLSLRWYESFFTDPAWVNSALNSLQIGLWVTVLAAVLGTAAALAVVRGRYPLRAAVSALLVAPILVPYVILGLAVYAVFLQLGLTQTILGFVLVHTALAVPFVVINVSSALVSFDDRLEMAAMSLGANRFSTFVRVTLPNILPSVAAGALFAFITSFDEVVTSIFLAGPDVSTLPVQMWSGVRVQIDPTVAAVSTMLLLITLALFATAGLVRALGTRRAQKALAADA from the coding sequence ATGACCACCAGCAGGCTCCTGGGCCGCTCCGGACTCGTCGTCCTGGCCGTCCTCACCGCCGTCTACCTCGTCGCGCCCGTGTTCGTGGTGGTGCCGACGTCCTTCAACGACAGCTCGTTCCTCGAGTTCCCGCCCAAGCAGCTCTCGCTGCGGTGGTACGAGTCGTTCTTCACCGATCCGGCGTGGGTCAACAGCGCGCTGAACTCGCTCCAGATCGGCCTGTGGGTGACGGTGCTGGCCGCCGTGCTCGGCACGGCCGCCGCTCTCGCCGTCGTCCGGGGGCGCTACCCGCTCCGCGCCGCCGTCAGCGCGCTCCTCGTGGCCCCGATCCTGGTGCCCTACGTGATCCTCGGGCTCGCGGTCTACGCGGTCTTCCTCCAGCTCGGACTGACCCAGACCATCCTCGGCTTCGTGCTGGTGCACACCGCGCTGGCCGTCCCGTTCGTCGTCATCAACGTCAGCTCGGCACTGGTGAGCTTCGACGATCGCCTGGAGATGGCCGCGATGAGCCTGGGAGCCAACCGGTTCTCGACGTTCGTGCGGGTGACCCTGCCCAACATCCTCCCCAGTGTCGCCGCGGGTGCGCTCTTCGCCTTCATCACCTCGTTCGACGAGGTCGTCACGAGCATCTTCCTGGCGGGTCCCGACGTCAGCACGTTGCCGGTGCAGATGTGGAGCGGGGTGCGGGTCCAGATCGACCCGACCGTCGCCGCCGTCAGCACGATGCTCCTGCTGATCACCCTCGCCCTGTTCGCCACCGCCGGCCTGGTGCGGGCGCTCGGGACCCGGCGCGCGCAGAAGGCGCTCGCCGCGGACGCCTGA